In Elephas maximus indicus isolate mEleMax1 chromosome 15, mEleMax1 primary haplotype, whole genome shotgun sequence, the following are encoded in one genomic region:
- the TONSL gene encoding tonsoku-like protein isoform X3 — MSLERELRQLSKAKAKAQRNGQLREEAASCHQLGELLASHGRYAEALEEHQRELQLLESADDALGCAVAHRKIGERLAEMEDYSAALKHQQRYLELAYSLSNHVELQRAWATIGRTYLDIYDHSQSRDALLQAQAAFEKSLAIVDEKLEGAVARRELIEMRTRLYLNLGLTFDSLQQAALCSNYFKKSIFLSEQNHLHEDLFRARYNLGTIHWRRGQHSKAMRCLEGARECARALKRGFMESECCLAISQILQDLGDFLAAKRALKKAYRLGSQKPLQREVVCSNLKYVLKVIRLQQQLEEAKDCDPESAMGICEQLGDLFSKAGDFPRAAKAYQKQLHFAELLGRPGPELAVIHVSLATTWGDMKEPGRAVHHYEEELKLRSGNPLEEAKTWFNIALSREEAGDAYELLAPCFQKALSCAQQAQQLRLQRRILQHFQVVQLRLQPQEAPGTEARLQELDVAKDGEEEEEEEEEDSQALEASEVELSESENENPEEDEELRGCLGQRKMNKWNRRNDMGETLLHRACIEGQLRRIQDLVKQGHPVNPRDYCGWTPLHEACNHGHLEIVRFLLDHGATVDDPGGSGCEGITPLHDALTCGHFEVAELLIERGASVTLRTTKGHSPLETLQEWVRLYSRDLDQETWQKAGAMERLLQTAAAGQAPQGSQVPQAFPSNPLFDPETSPPSSPCPGSPSCDLRPSEASKACARLSPRQAAPTVARPRTSRLGLASSSSSESEDSEGPCQPAQKRPRPSASIHQAPAQMASFAGDRQAAMASASRAAYQSAIRGVGSAQSRHLGPSQPWGLVETPAPRAALVPEEKCLTRDWLEDDSPVILGRQRGSRRPHPPGSGDSTRCNASGSGGSERPTRPRTRQSHLTPIYHKSWNVEVKASTEANSAAGSPVTPEASGPGQESLLAGQPSGPALAPPIRVRVRVQDNLFLIPVPHSTEAHSVAWLAERAAQRYYQTCGLLPRLTLQKEGALLAPQDAIPDVLQSNEEVLAQVTSWDLPPLADRYHRACQSLGQAEHPQVLQAVERQGSGPAFGACSLALRQAQLTPLLRALKLHTALRELRLAGNRLGDGCAAELLAALGTMPNLALLDLSSNHLGSAGLHQLASGLPGQAASQSLEELDLSMNPLGDSCGLALASILRACPSLSTLHLQSCGLGPSIFLSHQAALGDAFRDAERLKTLSLSYNALGAQALAQALQSLPIHALLRLELSSVVASKRDAGLMEPMVRYLTKTQVTWPPRLLLCLGGLCAVIPDPVWKPPGRQGCERPEQAAPSRVPWAWASGTRSPRICRSCSCAASISPPRTGTPYATECCPPSRASPCARWTVAPNSFSGASDKPAPPSPTGAPDAPCCGHCESLNKRRAASTVAV; from the exons ATGAGCTTGGAGCGCGAGCTTCGCC AGCTGAGCAAGGCCAAAGCCAAGGCCCAGCGGAACGGGCAGCTGCGGGAAGAGGCCGCCTCTTGCCACCAGCTGGGGGAGCTCCTGGCCAGCCATG GCCGCTACGCGGAGGCCCTGGAGGAGCATCAGCGGGAGCTGCAGCTCCTGGAGAGCGCCGACGACGCCCTGGGCTGCGCCGTGGCCCACCGCAAGATCGGAGAGCGGCTGGCGGAGATGGAGGACTACTCAGCTGCCCTGAAG CATCAGCAGCGCTACCTGGAGCTGGCCTACTCCCTGTCCAACCATGTCGAGCTGCAGAGGGCCTGGGCCACCATCGGCCGCACCTACCTGGACATCTATGACCACAGCCAGTCGCGGGATGCCCTGCTGCAGGCCCAGGCTGCCTTTGAGAAGAGTTTGGCAATTGTGGACGAGAAGCTGGAGG GGGCTGTGGCCCGTCGAGAGCTGATTGAGATGAGGACTCGGCTCTACCTGAACCTGGGCCTCACCTTTGACAGCCTGCAGCAGGCGGCCCTGTGCAGCAACTACTTCAAGAAGAGCATCTTCCTCTCTGA GCAGAACCACCTCCACGAGGACCTGTTCCGTGCCCGCTACAACCTGGGTACCATCCACTGGCGCAGGGGGCAGCACTCCAAGGCCATGCGCTGCCTGGAGGGTGCCCGGGAGTGTGCCCGTGCACTGAAGAGGGGGTTCATGGAGAGTGAGTGCTGCCTGGCAATTTCACAG ATCCTCCAAGACCTGGGGGATTTTTTAGCTGCCAAACGTGCCCTGAAGAAGGCTTACAGGCTGGGCTCCCAAAAGCCTTTGCAGAGGGAGGTAGTCTGCAGCAACCTGAAGTATG TGTTGAAGGTGATCCGGCTACAGCAGCAGCTGGAGGAGGCCAAGGACTGTGACCCTGAAAGTGCCATGGGAATCTGTGAACAACTAGGGGACCTGTTCTCCAAGGCAGGCGACTTCCCCAGGGCAGCTAAGGCCTACCAGAAGCAG CTGCATTTTGCGGAGCTGCTAGGCCGGCCGGGGCCTGAGCTGGCTGTCATCCATGTGTCCCTGGCTACCACCTGGGGTGATATGAAGGAGCCGGGCCGGGCAGTGCACCACTATGAGGAGGAGCTGAAGCTGCGCAGCGGGAACCCCCTGGAG GAGGCAAAGACCTGGTTCAACATTGCGCTGTCCCGAGAGGAGGCTGGGGATGCTTATGAGCTGCTGGCACCGTGCttccagaaggcactcagctgtgcCCAGCAGGCCCAGCAGCTCCGGCTGCAG AGGCGCATCCTGCAGCACTTCCAGGTGGTACAGCTAAGGCTGCAGCCCCAGGAGGCCCCTGGCACTGAGGCCAGACTTCAGGAGCTAGATGTGGCCAAggatggggaggaggaggaggaagaggaggaggaggacagcCAGGCTCTGGAGGCCAGCGAGGTGGAGCTCTCAGAGAGTG AGAACGAGAACCCAGAAGAGGATGAGGAGCTCCGGGGCTGCCTGGGCCAGCGAAAGATGAACAAG TGGAACCGGCGGAACGACATGGGTGAGACCCTGCTGCACCGAGCCTGCATTGAGGGCCAGCTGCGCCGCATCCAGGACCTGGTGAAGCAG GGCCACCCTGTCAACCCTCGGGACTACTGTGGCTGGACACCTCTGCATGAGGCCTGCAACCACGGGCATTTGG AGATCGTCCGTTTCCTGCTGGACCACGGGGCCACAGTAGACGACCCAGGTGGCTCAGGCTGTGAGGGCATCACCCCGCTGCATGACGCCCTCACCTGCGGCCACTTCGAGGTGGCTGAGCTGCTCATTGAGCGCGGTGCATCTGTTACCCTACGAACAACCAAG GGCCATAGCCCCCTGGAGACACTGCAGGAGTGGGTGCGGCTATATAGCAGGGATCTCGACCAAGAGACATGGCAGAAGGCTGGTGCCATGGAGAGGCTGCTCCAGACAGCTGCTGCAGGCCAAG CTCCCCAGGGCTCCCAGGTGCCCCAGGCCTTTCCAAGTAACCCCCTGTTTGACCCTGAGACCTCTCCTCCCTCGAGCCCCTGCCCAGGATCCCCCTCTTGTGACTTGAGGCCCTCAGAGGCCTCAAAGGCCTGTGCCAGGCTCTCTCCCAGGCAGGCAGCACCGACTGTGGCCAGGCCTCGGACGAGCCGGCTCGGGCtggccagcagcagcagctcgGAGAGTGAGGACAGCGAGGGGCCCTGCCAGCCAGCCCAAAAGAGGCCTCGGCCCTCAGCGTCTATCCATCAGGCCCCGGCCCAGATGGCCAGCTTTGCTGGAGACAGACAGGCAGCCATGGCCAGTGCCAGTCGGGCAGCCTACCAGTCAGCCATCCGGGGCGTGGGCAGTGCCCAGAGCCGACATCTGGGACCCAGCCAGCCTTGGGGCCTGGTTGAGACCCCAGCCCCCCGGGCAGCTCTGGTTCCTGAGGAGAAGTGCCTGACTAGGGACTGGCTGGAAGACGACTCACCCGTGATTCTCGGACGCCAGAGGGGTAGTCGCCGGCCCCACCCTCCGGGCAGTGGGGACAGCACCAGGTGCAACGCCTCAGGTTCAGGTGGCAGTGAGCGTCCCACCAGGCCCCGGACCCGGCAGAGCCATCTGACCCCGATCTACCACAAAAGTTGGAATGTGGAGGTCAAAGCTAGCACAGAGGCCAACTCAGCTGCAGGGAGCCCTGTCACTCCGGAGGCCTCAGGTCCTGGCCAGGAGAGTCTCTTGGCAGGCCAGCCCTCG ggcccagccctggccccgcCCATCCGGGTTCGAGTCCGAGTTCAGGATAATCTCTTCCTCATTCCCGTCCCACACAG CACCGAGGCCCACTCTGTGGCCTGGCTGGCTGAGCGGGCTGCCCAGCGCTACTACCAGACCTGTGGGCTGCTGCCACGGCTGACGCTGCAGAAGGAGGGGGCCCTGCTAGCCCCTCAGGATGCCATCCCCGACGTGCTACAGAGCAATGAGGAG GTGCTGGCCCAGGTGACTTCGTGGGACCTGCCCCCACTGGCTGACCGTTACCACAGGGCCTGTCAGAGCCTGGGGCAAG CAGAGCACCCGCAGGTGCTGCAGGCTGTGGAGCGCCAGGGCTCTGGCCCCGCCTTTGGTGCCTGCTCCCTGGCCCTGCGCCAGGCCCAGCTCACCCCCCTGCTGCGGGCCCTCAAGCTGCACACAGCGCTGCGGGAGCTACGGCTGGCAGGGAACCGGCTAGGGGACGGATGTGCTGCTGAGCTGTTGGCTGCCCTGGGCACCATGCCTAACCTGGCTCTCCTCGACCTCTCCTCTAACCACCTGGGCTCAGCCGGCCTTCACCAGCTTGCGTCAGGCCTCCCAGGCCAGGCTGCCTCTCAG AGCTTGGAAGAGCTGGATTTGAGCATGAACCCCCTTGGAGACAGCTGTGGCCTGGCCCTGGCCTCCATTCTCCGAGCGTGCCCCTCACTCAGCACCCTGCACCTCCAGTCCTGTGGCCTCGGCCCCAGCATCTTCCTGAGCCACCAGGCAGCCCTGGGTGACGCCTTCCGAG ATGCCGAGCGCCTGAAGACCCTGTCCCTGTCCTACAACGCCCTGGGTGCCCAAGCCTTGGCCCAGGCCCTGCAGAGCCTGCCCATCCATGCCCTCCTGCGCCTAGAGCTCAGCTCCGTGGTGGCCAGCAAGAGAGATGCAGGGCTTATGGAACCCATGGTCAGGTACCTGACCAAG ACCCAAGTGACCTGGCCACCCCGACTGCTGCTGTGTCTAGGAGGGCTGTGTGCTGTCATACCTGACCCTGTCTGGAAACCACCTGGACGACAAGGCTGTGAGAGACCTGAGCAG GCTGCGCCGTCCAGGGTCCCCTGGGCCTGGGCCTCTGGGACAAGATCACCGCGCATCTGCAGGAGCTGCAGCTGTGCAGCCTCCATCTCGCCCCCGAGGACCGGGACGCCCTACGCCACAGAGTGCTGCCCACCCAGCCGGGCCTCGCCATGTGCACGTTGGACCGTGGCGCCAAACTCTTTTTCAGGCGCCTCTGACAAGCCGGCACCCCCCTCACCCACCGGCGCACCAGATGCACCCTGCTGCGGACATTGCGAAAGCCTTAATAAACGACGTGCTGCCTCCACCGTTGCTGTCTGA
- the TONSL gene encoding tonsoku-like protein isoform X1: MSLERELRQLSKAKAKAQRNGQLREEAASCHQLGELLASHGRYAEALEEHQRELQLLESADDALGCAVAHRKIGERLAEMEDYSAALKHQQRYLELAYSLSNHVELQRAWATIGRTYLDIYDHSQSRDALLQAQAAFEKSLAIVDEKLEGAVARRELIEMRTRLYLNLGLTFDSLQQAALCSNYFKKSIFLSEQNHLHEDLFRARYNLGTIHWRRGQHSKAMRCLEGARECARALKRGFMESECCLAISQILQDLGDFLAAKRALKKAYRLGSQKPLQREVVCSNLKYVLKVIRLQQQLEEAKDCDPESAMGICEQLGDLFSKAGDFPRAAKAYQKQLHFAELLGRPGPELAVIHVSLATTWGDMKEPGRAVHHYEEELKLRSGNPLEEAKTWFNIALSREEAGDAYELLAPCFQKALSCAQQAQQLRLQRRILQHFQVVQLRLQPQEAPGTEARLQELDVAKDGEEEEEEEEEDSQALEASEVELSESENENPEEDEELRGCLGQRKMNKWNRRNDMGETLLHRACIEGQLRRIQDLVKQGHPVNPRDYCGWTPLHEACNHGHLEIVRFLLDHGATVDDPGGSGCEGITPLHDALTCGHFEVAELLIERGASVTLRTTKGHSPLETLQEWVRLYSRDLDQETWQKAGAMERLLQTAAAGQAPQGSQVPQAFPSNPLFDPETSPPSSPCPGSPSCDLRPSEASKACARLSPRQAAPTVARPRTSRLGLASSSSSESEDSEGPCQPAQKRPRPSASIHQAPAQMASFAGDRQAAMASASRAAYQSAIRGVGSAQSRHLGPSQPWGLVETPAPRAALVPEEKCLTRDWLEDDSPVILGRQRGSRRPHPPGSGDSTRCNASGSGGSERPTRPRTRQSHLTPIYHKSWNVEVKASTEANSAAGSPVTPEASGPGQESLLAGQPSGPALAPPIRVRVRVQDNLFLIPVPHSTEAHSVAWLAERAAQRYYQTCGLLPRLTLQKEGALLAPQDAIPDVLQSNEEVLAQVTSWDLPPLADRYHRACQSLGQAEHPQVLQAVERQGSGPAFGACSLALRQAQLTPLLRALKLHTALRELRLAGNRLGDGCAAELLAALGTMPNLALLDLSSNHLGSAGLHQLASGLPGQAASQSLEELDLSMNPLGDSCGLALASILRACPSLSTLHLQSCGLGPSIFLSHQAALGDAFRDAERLKTLSLSYNALGAQALAQALQSLPIHALLRLELSSVVASKRDAGLMEPMVRYLTKEGCVLSYLTLSGNHLDDKAVRDLSRCLPLCPSLVSLDLSANPEVSCAGLKELLSALQERPRSLSFLSLSGPARSSSLRSAPATPQAAPSRVPWAWASGTRSPRICRSCSCAASISPPRTGTPYATECCPPSRASPCARWTVAPNSFSGASDKPAPPSPTGAPDAPCCGHCESLNKRRAASTVAV; the protein is encoded by the exons ATGAGCTTGGAGCGCGAGCTTCGCC AGCTGAGCAAGGCCAAAGCCAAGGCCCAGCGGAACGGGCAGCTGCGGGAAGAGGCCGCCTCTTGCCACCAGCTGGGGGAGCTCCTGGCCAGCCATG GCCGCTACGCGGAGGCCCTGGAGGAGCATCAGCGGGAGCTGCAGCTCCTGGAGAGCGCCGACGACGCCCTGGGCTGCGCCGTGGCCCACCGCAAGATCGGAGAGCGGCTGGCGGAGATGGAGGACTACTCAGCTGCCCTGAAG CATCAGCAGCGCTACCTGGAGCTGGCCTACTCCCTGTCCAACCATGTCGAGCTGCAGAGGGCCTGGGCCACCATCGGCCGCACCTACCTGGACATCTATGACCACAGCCAGTCGCGGGATGCCCTGCTGCAGGCCCAGGCTGCCTTTGAGAAGAGTTTGGCAATTGTGGACGAGAAGCTGGAGG GGGCTGTGGCCCGTCGAGAGCTGATTGAGATGAGGACTCGGCTCTACCTGAACCTGGGCCTCACCTTTGACAGCCTGCAGCAGGCGGCCCTGTGCAGCAACTACTTCAAGAAGAGCATCTTCCTCTCTGA GCAGAACCACCTCCACGAGGACCTGTTCCGTGCCCGCTACAACCTGGGTACCATCCACTGGCGCAGGGGGCAGCACTCCAAGGCCATGCGCTGCCTGGAGGGTGCCCGGGAGTGTGCCCGTGCACTGAAGAGGGGGTTCATGGAGAGTGAGTGCTGCCTGGCAATTTCACAG ATCCTCCAAGACCTGGGGGATTTTTTAGCTGCCAAACGTGCCCTGAAGAAGGCTTACAGGCTGGGCTCCCAAAAGCCTTTGCAGAGGGAGGTAGTCTGCAGCAACCTGAAGTATG TGTTGAAGGTGATCCGGCTACAGCAGCAGCTGGAGGAGGCCAAGGACTGTGACCCTGAAAGTGCCATGGGAATCTGTGAACAACTAGGGGACCTGTTCTCCAAGGCAGGCGACTTCCCCAGGGCAGCTAAGGCCTACCAGAAGCAG CTGCATTTTGCGGAGCTGCTAGGCCGGCCGGGGCCTGAGCTGGCTGTCATCCATGTGTCCCTGGCTACCACCTGGGGTGATATGAAGGAGCCGGGCCGGGCAGTGCACCACTATGAGGAGGAGCTGAAGCTGCGCAGCGGGAACCCCCTGGAG GAGGCAAAGACCTGGTTCAACATTGCGCTGTCCCGAGAGGAGGCTGGGGATGCTTATGAGCTGCTGGCACCGTGCttccagaaggcactcagctgtgcCCAGCAGGCCCAGCAGCTCCGGCTGCAG AGGCGCATCCTGCAGCACTTCCAGGTGGTACAGCTAAGGCTGCAGCCCCAGGAGGCCCCTGGCACTGAGGCCAGACTTCAGGAGCTAGATGTGGCCAAggatggggaggaggaggaggaagaggaggaggaggacagcCAGGCTCTGGAGGCCAGCGAGGTGGAGCTCTCAGAGAGTG AGAACGAGAACCCAGAAGAGGATGAGGAGCTCCGGGGCTGCCTGGGCCAGCGAAAGATGAACAAG TGGAACCGGCGGAACGACATGGGTGAGACCCTGCTGCACCGAGCCTGCATTGAGGGCCAGCTGCGCCGCATCCAGGACCTGGTGAAGCAG GGCCACCCTGTCAACCCTCGGGACTACTGTGGCTGGACACCTCTGCATGAGGCCTGCAACCACGGGCATTTGG AGATCGTCCGTTTCCTGCTGGACCACGGGGCCACAGTAGACGACCCAGGTGGCTCAGGCTGTGAGGGCATCACCCCGCTGCATGACGCCCTCACCTGCGGCCACTTCGAGGTGGCTGAGCTGCTCATTGAGCGCGGTGCATCTGTTACCCTACGAACAACCAAG GGCCATAGCCCCCTGGAGACACTGCAGGAGTGGGTGCGGCTATATAGCAGGGATCTCGACCAAGAGACATGGCAGAAGGCTGGTGCCATGGAGAGGCTGCTCCAGACAGCTGCTGCAGGCCAAG CTCCCCAGGGCTCCCAGGTGCCCCAGGCCTTTCCAAGTAACCCCCTGTTTGACCCTGAGACCTCTCCTCCCTCGAGCCCCTGCCCAGGATCCCCCTCTTGTGACTTGAGGCCCTCAGAGGCCTCAAAGGCCTGTGCCAGGCTCTCTCCCAGGCAGGCAGCACCGACTGTGGCCAGGCCTCGGACGAGCCGGCTCGGGCtggccagcagcagcagctcgGAGAGTGAGGACAGCGAGGGGCCCTGCCAGCCAGCCCAAAAGAGGCCTCGGCCCTCAGCGTCTATCCATCAGGCCCCGGCCCAGATGGCCAGCTTTGCTGGAGACAGACAGGCAGCCATGGCCAGTGCCAGTCGGGCAGCCTACCAGTCAGCCATCCGGGGCGTGGGCAGTGCCCAGAGCCGACATCTGGGACCCAGCCAGCCTTGGGGCCTGGTTGAGACCCCAGCCCCCCGGGCAGCTCTGGTTCCTGAGGAGAAGTGCCTGACTAGGGACTGGCTGGAAGACGACTCACCCGTGATTCTCGGACGCCAGAGGGGTAGTCGCCGGCCCCACCCTCCGGGCAGTGGGGACAGCACCAGGTGCAACGCCTCAGGTTCAGGTGGCAGTGAGCGTCCCACCAGGCCCCGGACCCGGCAGAGCCATCTGACCCCGATCTACCACAAAAGTTGGAATGTGGAGGTCAAAGCTAGCACAGAGGCCAACTCAGCTGCAGGGAGCCCTGTCACTCCGGAGGCCTCAGGTCCTGGCCAGGAGAGTCTCTTGGCAGGCCAGCCCTCG ggcccagccctggccccgcCCATCCGGGTTCGAGTCCGAGTTCAGGATAATCTCTTCCTCATTCCCGTCCCACACAG CACCGAGGCCCACTCTGTGGCCTGGCTGGCTGAGCGGGCTGCCCAGCGCTACTACCAGACCTGTGGGCTGCTGCCACGGCTGACGCTGCAGAAGGAGGGGGCCCTGCTAGCCCCTCAGGATGCCATCCCCGACGTGCTACAGAGCAATGAGGAG GTGCTGGCCCAGGTGACTTCGTGGGACCTGCCCCCACTGGCTGACCGTTACCACAGGGCCTGTCAGAGCCTGGGGCAAG CAGAGCACCCGCAGGTGCTGCAGGCTGTGGAGCGCCAGGGCTCTGGCCCCGCCTTTGGTGCCTGCTCCCTGGCCCTGCGCCAGGCCCAGCTCACCCCCCTGCTGCGGGCCCTCAAGCTGCACACAGCGCTGCGGGAGCTACGGCTGGCAGGGAACCGGCTAGGGGACGGATGTGCTGCTGAGCTGTTGGCTGCCCTGGGCACCATGCCTAACCTGGCTCTCCTCGACCTCTCCTCTAACCACCTGGGCTCAGCCGGCCTTCACCAGCTTGCGTCAGGCCTCCCAGGCCAGGCTGCCTCTCAG AGCTTGGAAGAGCTGGATTTGAGCATGAACCCCCTTGGAGACAGCTGTGGCCTGGCCCTGGCCTCCATTCTCCGAGCGTGCCCCTCACTCAGCACCCTGCACCTCCAGTCCTGTGGCCTCGGCCCCAGCATCTTCCTGAGCCACCAGGCAGCCCTGGGTGACGCCTTCCGAG ATGCCGAGCGCCTGAAGACCCTGTCCCTGTCCTACAACGCCCTGGGTGCCCAAGCCTTGGCCCAGGCCCTGCAGAGCCTGCCCATCCATGCCCTCCTGCGCCTAGAGCTCAGCTCCGTGGTGGCCAGCAAGAGAGATGCAGGGCTTATGGAACCCATGGTCAGGTACCTGACCAAG GAGGGCTGTGTGCTGTCATACCTGACCCTGTCTGGAAACCACCTGGACGACAAGGCTGTGAGAGACCTGAGCAG AtgtctccctctctgtccctcGCTTGTCTCACTGGACCTGTCTGCCAACCCCGAGGTCAGTTGTGCTGGCCTGAAGGAGCTCCTGTCTGCCCTCCAGGAGCGGCCCCGCAGCCTTAGCTTCCTCAGCCTGTCAG GACCTGCCAGAAGCAGCTCCCTCAGGTCTGCTCCTGCCACCCCGCAGGCTGCGCCGTCCAGGGTCCCCTGGGCCTGGGCCTCTGGGACAAGATCACCGCGCATCTGCAGGAGCTGCAGCTGTGCAGCCTCCATCTCGCCCCCGAGGACCGGGACGCCCTACGCCACAGAGTGCTGCCCACCCAGCCGGGCCTCGCCATGTGCACGTTGGACCGTGGCGCCAAACTCTTTTTCAGGCGCCTCTGACAAGCCGGCACCCCCCTCACCCACCGGCGCACCAGATGCACCCTGCTGCGGACATTGCGAAAGCCTTAATAAACGACGTGCTGCCTCCACCGTTGCTGTCTGA